A region of Bradysia coprophila strain Holo2 unplaced genomic scaffold, BU_Bcop_v1 contig_373, whole genome shotgun sequence DNA encodes the following proteins:
- the LOC119082112 gene encoding uncharacterized protein LOC119082112 isoform X1 yields the protein MKWRTTILIIAVFLVIKCHGIALDCVFRSYSFALIGSRYVCVARVLFDANENVTTVYGLHETGKGHEDVHGIVMTSQNLEFVPTNIESFFPNVIAISLWDNHITSIQNRHLAPFPNFEYLWLEGNNLTSVDGGLFSGLNSMRFINFNSNRIRHVGHDLDLPLGGEVRFTGNSCISQTAATPDAVATLKLNLLRNCPPTISQIEDSLETRPNLLTYTYGQVQGLRNEQENMLGRIAFLESIIGNKLKTNPKAQFLIDMLRRNN from the exons AT GAAGTGGCGAACAACCATCCTTATCATTGCAGTGTTTCTTGTGATCAAATGTCATGGAATTGCTCTGGATTGTGTATTTAGATCGTATAGTTTTGCATTGATAGGCAGTCGTTATGTGTGTGTTGCGAGAGTATTATTTGATGCAAATGAGAATGTAACGACAGTGTATGGACTTCACGAAACTGGAAAAGGACATGAAGATGTGCATGGGATCGTTATGACGTCACAgaatttagaatttgtcccAACAAATATCGAAAGTTTCTTTCCAAATGTCATTGCCATCAGTTTATGGGACAATCATATAACCAGCATCCAGAACAGACATTTGGCcccatttccaaattttgaatATCTATGGCTAGAGGGAAACAATTTAACTTCGGTTGATGGCGGTCTTTTCTCAGGCTTAAATTCGATGAgatttattaatttcaattcaaacagGATTAGACATGTAGGTCACGATTTGGATTTACCATTAGGTGGTGAAGTACGGTTCACTGGAAATAGTTGTATTAGTCAAACGGCAGCCACACCTGACGCTGTTGCTactttgaaattgaatttgttgcgCAACTGTCCGCCAACGATATCGCAAATTGAAGACTCATTGGAAACGCGACCAAATTTACTAACATACACCTATGGGCAAGTACAAGGTCTGCGGAATGAACAGGAAAATATGTTAGGCAGAATTGCATTCTTGGAATCCATCATTGGAAATAAACTTAAGACTAATCCCAAGgctcaatttttaattgatatgCTCAGAAGAAATAACTAG